A window of Caldibacillus debilis DSM 16016 genomic DNA:
ATCATCTTGACTTCATGGGGTTTGGCCCGCATCAAGATGCTCGTGATGATCCCGTTGATGCAGACGCTTTTCCCCGAACCGGTGGCCCCCGCCACCAGCAGGTGGGGCATCTTGTTCAATTCGGCAAAAACCGCCTCACCGGTAATGTCCCTGCCCAGGGCGATCAACAGCTTGGAGTCGGATTGGTCGAGGCTTTCCTCCAGCACTTCCCGCAGGCTGACCGTGGCCACCTCCGAATTCGGCACCTCGATGCCGATGGCCGACTTTCCGGGGATCGGAGCCTCGATGCGGATATCCTTCGCCGCCAGGGCGAGGGCCAGGTCGTCCGTCAGGCTGACGATCCGGCTGACTTTCACCCCCACATCGGGATGGACCTCGTATTTGGTGACGGCGGGCCCGATATGGACCTGGGTGACGCGGGCCTTGACGCCGAAGCTTTGAAAGGTGCGTTCCAATTTGGCCGCGTTGGCGTGGACCAATTCATATTCGCTGCTTTGATCCACGGGCCTGGGCGGCTTTAACAAATGGATCGGGGGCAATTGATAGTCCTCGTTCTCCACTTCGGCCACATTCAGCGGCTCCCCGGAAAGGTCGTCGGAAGGATGGCCGCCGTCTTCATCCGCCGTTTCCGGAATGCGGGCGATGGTCGGCGGAGATTCCCGGAAAGATTCTTCTTCCCGGTTGGTCCGCTCCAAAAAGTTGGATATGATCGGTTCGGAAACCCGCTCTTCCCCTTCCGGTTCCGTTTCCTTTTCCGCAGGCGGCAGCGCCTTCTTCCTCTCCGTTTTTGACCGGTTTTTCTTCAGGCGGGAAAGATCCTTCCTCGCCTCGGTGTACGTGTTTTTGAAAAAGCGGGCGATCCAGCCGAATACCTTTTGCAGGTCTTCGCTCAACGAGCGCCCCGTCAAGAGAATGGCCCCGACGAGGATGGAGAACCAGGCGATGATCCGGGTTCCGGCCGAGTCGAATAAAAAATGGAACAGGGAAAAGAGCACGGCGCCCGCCATTCCTCCGCCCAGTTCATAGCCGGAAGTCTCCCCCTTTAATTCCGCGAAAAACAGGTCCCATGTATTGAGAATGACGCTCGTTTTCCGGTAGGCCCCGTCCTCCGCCATTTTTTCAAACAGCCCGACATGGCTTAAAAGGAGCACCGCCCCCGTCATGAAATAAACCCCGATCAGCTGGCGCCGGAAAAAGTCCGGCCAGCTCCTCCGGAAGACGAGGGAGATGCTCAAAACCGCCGCTCCCAAGGGGATGAGGATGTACCATTCGCCGAACAAAAAGCGGCAAAAAAGCTTCAAGGCCGCCCCCACCTTTCCGAGGGAGGCGATGGTGATGACGGAAAGGGCGAGGGTCAATAATCCGAACGCCTCAAACTGCAGCGTTTCCTTCCAAAGCTTCTTTTTCGTTCTTCTTCTCCGTTTTCGTTTTGCCATTATGATCACCGTTCGTTTTGGATGAAAATGAAAAGAAAAGCAGCCGGGTTCTGGGCTGCTGGATTCATTATATCATATTTCATCCAAGGATACGGAAGTTTTTTCCCGAAAGGCCACATATGCCCCCGGCTTCACTTCATCGGACAAATAATGATAAGGATTCGTACTTACGATGCGGGAAATTTTCCAGCGGTCGTCCGTTTCCCGCCGGACGGCGACGGGTATTCCTTTGCAGCGGACGACCATCTCCATCTGCCCTTTTTCCTCCCCACGGAAAACCAGCTCATGGGGCAGCGGGGTGTACAAAATCATTGGACGATCCCTTCCTTTCTTTTTTTGGCAAGTTCGATCAGTTCATTCAGTTTGCTCATCGCTTCGCCGATGCCGCCCACTTCGTCGATCAGGCCGTGGCGGACCGCCTCTTTTCCGATGACGTTCGTGCCGATGTCCCGCGTCAAATTCCCCTGGGCGAACATTAATTCTTTAAACTTTTCTTCGCTGATTTTCGAGTGCTTGATGATAAAATTGATCACCCGGTCCTGCATCTTGTCCAAATATTCAAAGGTTTGCGGGACCCCGATGACCAGCCCGGACAAACGGATCGGATGGATGGTCATCGTCGCCGTTTCCGCGATGAAAGAATAATCGCAGCTGACGGCGATCGGAACCCCGATGGAATGCCCGCCGCCGAGGACGATGGAAACGGTGGGCTTGGAGAGGGAGGCGAGCATTTCGGCGATCGCCAGCCCCGCTTCCACATCCCCGCCGATCGTGTTCAACACGACGAGCAGCCCTTCGATCCGCGGATTTTGTTCGATGGCCACAATCTGGGGGATGATATGTTCGTACTTCGTCGTTTTGTTGTGGGGCGGCAGCTGCAAATGCCCCTCCACCTGGCCGATGATCGTCAAACAATGGATGTTGGAGTCCTGGAGCTGGGGCACGGCGGTTTGGCCGAGCTCCCGGATTTTTTCCAACAGGCCGGGCGATTTTTGTTCCTCGTTTTGTCCTGACTCATCCATATGGAATGCATTCATCGGAATATCCCCTTCCGTTTCTTTCCCCATAGTATTCCCGATTTTTCCCCGGCCATGAGAAATTAACGTCCGGCAGCCGGAATGACCCACCCCGCGGGATTTCCCCAGGCAAAAATAAAAAATCCGGGAATCCCGCGTTTGCAGGATTTCCGGACTTTTCCGGGGAATCAGGGTCATATTTCCATAACGATCGGAATGATCATCGGTCGGCGTTTCGTTTCATCAAACAGAAAGGCGCTGAGCTGATCGCGGATTTCCTGCTTCACGTTCGTCCAGTCGAAGGCCGGCCGGCGGAATCCCTTTTCCGCGATCTCCCGGACCATCTTCGTCGATTTTTCGATCAGTTTTTCCGACTCCCGGACGTAAACGAAGCCCCGCGAGATGATCTCCGGACCGGAGACGATCCTCCGCTCGTTCCGGCTAATGGTCATCACGACGATGAAAATCCCGTCCTGGGACAAAAGTTTCCTATCCCTAAGCACGATATTTCCCACATCGCCGACGCCGATGCCGTCGATCAAAACGTGGCCGGCGGCGACGCGGCCGTTGAGGGAGATTTTGTCCCGCCTGATCTCGACCACGTCCCCTTTATCGGCGATGACGATGTTTTCCTCCGGAACGCCCATGCTCATGGCGATTTTTTTATGGGCGTTCAGCATCCGGTATTCGCCGTGGATGGGGATGAAAAATTTCGGCTTCATGAGATTGAGCATGAACTTCAGCTCTTCTTCCCTGCCGTGGCCGCTGACGTGGTACCTCCCCTGGTTGGTAATGACGTTCGCGCCGGCGCGGAAGAGCATGTCGATCGTTTTGATCAAAAACAATTCGCCGCCCCGGTGGGGAGATGCGGCGATCAAAACCGTATCGCCCTTTTGGATATGGAGCTGTTTGTGGGCCCGCTTCGCCATTTGCTGCAAGGCCTCCAGCGGTTCCCCTTGGTTCCCCGTCATCAGGATGACAAGCTCCTCGTCAGGGATTTTGGAAACGG
This region includes:
- a CDS encoding ClpP family protease encodes the protein MNAFHMDESGQNEEQKSPGLLEKIRELGQTAVPQLQDSNIHCLTIIGQVEGHLQLPPHNKTTKYEHIIPQIVAIEQNPRIEGLLVVLNTIGGDVEAGLAIAEMLASLSKPTVSIVLGGGHSIGVPIAVSCDYSFIAETATMTIHPIRLSGLVIGVPQTFEYLDKMQDRVINFIIKHSKISEEKFKELMFAQGNLTRDIGTNVIGKEAVRHGLIDEVGGIGEAMSKLNELIELAKKRKEGIVQ
- a CDS encoding FtsK/SpoIIIE family DNA translocase; this translates as MAKRKRRRRTKKKLWKETLQFEAFGLLTLALSVITIASLGKVGAALKLFCRFLFGEWYILIPLGAAVLSISLVFRRSWPDFFRRQLIGVYFMTGAVLLLSHVGLFEKMAEDGAYRKTSVILNTWDLFFAELKGETSGYELGGGMAGAVLFSLFHFLFDSAGTRIIAWFSILVGAILLTGRSLSEDLQKVFGWIARFFKNTYTEARKDLSRLKKNRSKTERKKALPPAEKETEPEGEERVSEPIISNFLERTNREEESFRESPPTIARIPETADEDGGHPSDDLSGEPLNVAEVENEDYQLPPIHLLKPPRPVDQSSEYELVHANAAKLERTFQSFGVKARVTQVHIGPAVTKYEVHPDVGVKVSRIVSLTDDLALALAAKDIRIEAPIPGKSAIGIEVPNSEVATVSLREVLEESLDQSDSKLLIALGRDITGEAVFAELNKMPHLLVAGATGSGKSVCINGIITSILMRAKPHEVKMMLIDPKMVELNVYNGIPHLLAPVVTNPKKAAQALQKVVNEMERRYELFSHTGTRNIEGYNEYIRRKNLENGEQEPLLPYIIVIVDELADLMMVASSDVEEAITRLAQMARASGIHLILATQRPSVDVITGVIKANIPSRIAFAVSSHADSRTILDMGGAEKLLGRGDMLFFPVGASKPIRVQGAFVSDEEVEEVVRFVISQQRARYQEEMIPDDPAEDGEEVDDELYEQAVQLVAEMQTASVSMLQRRFRIGYTRAARLIDEMERRGIVGPYEGSKPRAVLIPKPSEDDLKSS
- a CDS encoding YlzJ-like family protein, whose protein sequence is MILYTPLPHELVFRGEEKGQMEMVVRCKGIPVAVRRETDDRWKISRIVSTNPYHYLSDEVKPGAYVAFREKTSVSLDEI